One segment of Macaca fascicularis isolate 582-1 chromosome 4, T2T-MFA8v1.1 DNA contains the following:
- the LOC102134704 gene encoding adenylate cyclase type 10-like isoform X16 — translation MPLSHTRDKQPRVAFVMRAGDLPWQIKGETHHNNEGKGLTVFDRFSQTVLEVWLRFMPVEPVLNKFRDDPRFYSVVWGKDLSIFISHQRLYRRSVYTSPVSCRKDSFAPLKARTAAPPAPSPRGTRPAMVVGRWWGGDCSRFRLALPQGSLRGLVGGRTPNRACHADWLLRCWTLFPVPGRAAMVTGRRDAKLPVWPVEARLAALLPDLLVFRKPRGSEPELATAQGVLLGVHVTGFTALMDRFSLTCKSERDMDKLAHIFSYYISDIVEHVLCFGGDILNITGLSAGRISQVIVGDERQQYLLVIGRDVDDVRLAQRLAQANEIVLSWNCWMLCEQYMFEVEIMREDEAVKLRDMRIIDPFDFDEHFDKCLDYLPHYRTSAETLRTALELDPHSDLDQKLRKHIMKNLLKKIDEGQPVEYVSEFRTVTLVLVSLEFHKTAWMLHLCHLIQESALYISTVIEKGGGQLSRIFMFEKGCMFLCVFGLPGDKKPDECAHALESSFSIFSFCWENPAKTKLVSISITNGPVFCGVVGAVARHEYTVIGPKVSLAARMITAYPGLVSCDEITYLRSMLPAYNFKKLPEKMMKNISNPGKIYEYLGHRRCIMFGKRHLARKRNKNRPLLDREKELEAFQMAQQRCLHQKKGQAVLYEGGKGYGKSQLLAEINFLTQKEGHRVLPLMLKEADSKQCFYAIQTLMAIFFEIDTCPAYYRQECLQRHLRGIVEEQLHCLFNDLLFVKFPLSFKVSHMDDVARQKKVKACFIKVLQEAARETPLIFLIDEAQYMDAASWEFLETLLSSMPIIMVMTLTPIFTLCGWAQHFLQSPQAILMPITKLATTSLLRMACWELGVVSIPQELQIYLHRCFGNPLYCEVLCQDLLSKDMLLFHDLQKEEEENSKWETLSANAMKSIMYSMFPANSEEGQELYVCTVKDDVNLDTVLLPPFLKEIAVSQLDQLSPEEQLLVKCAAIIGHSFHIDLLQHLLPGWDKNKLLQVLRALVDIHVLCWPDKSQELPAEPILVPSSIDIIDETKEKKTKLDGGSASLLRLKEELSLPQTEVLEFGVPLLRAAAWELWPKEQQIALHLECACFLQVLACRCGSCHGGDFVPFHRFAVCSTKNSKGTSRFCPYRDTGSVLTQVITEKLQLPSPQDSFPFQMKPSRTQEAFSSECCRTEEEFLDQVKRKLAQTSPEKDLLTTKPCHCKDILKLVLSPLTQHCLVIGETTCAFYYLLEAAAASLDLSDNYMVCFNMGHITLAKKLARKALRLLKRNFPWTWFGVLFQTFLEKYWHPCTLSQPPNNPSENKKNLAVLQQQLHCLSLLWQLYNLEATASSYRFACLATLMQKNSAEEFANEAQVVSTYVELSQFSQSMGIKDKWLHCEQMAIQKSSLCWFSREGLLATAQLMQALAYTKLCLGHLDFSIKLGFQAREICRHLKKPALENLVLSVLFRSAFLKKKY, via the exons ATGCCATTGTCACACACGAGAGACAAACAGCCCCGGGTAGCATTCGTGATGAGAGCAGGAGACCTGCCCTGGCAGATAAAAGGAGAAACTCACCACAACAATGAAGGAAAAGGACTGACAGTATTCGATAGATTTAGTCAAACTGTGCTTGAGGTTTGGCTTAGATTTATGCCAGTAGAACCTGTCCTTAACAAATTCAGAGATGACCCAAGATTCTACTCTGTGGTATGGGGGAAAGACCTCTCGATATTTATCTCACATCAACGGCTTTACCGCAGGAGCGTCTACACCTCTCCCGTTTCCTGTAGAAAAGACAGCTTTGCTCCTTTGAAAGCGCGGACTGCAGCACCTCCAGCCCCTTCTCCCCGCGGAACTCGGCCCGCGATGGTTGTGGGAAGGTGGTGGGGCGGGGACTGCAGCCGCTTCCGATTGGCGTTGCCCCAAGGAAGCCTGCGCGGATTGGTTGGCGGCAGGACCCCCAACAGAGCCTGCCATGCGGATTGGCTGCTACGCTGCTGGACCCTGTTTCCGGTACCTGGGCGGGCAGCTATGGTGACTGGCAGGCGGGATGCGAAGCTGCCTGTGTGGCCGGTGGAGGCCCGCTTGGCGGCACTGCTTCCCGACCTACTGGTCTTTCGGAAGCCCAGGGGATCGGAACCCGAGCTCGCCACGGCCCAGGGAGTCCTCCTAGGCGTCCATGTGACGG GGTTTACAGCATTAATGGACAGGTTCAGCCTGACCTGCAAGTCGGAACGTGACATGGACAAACTGGCCCACATCTTCAGTTACTACATTAGTGACATCGTGGAGC ATGTTCTCTGTTTTGGAGGGGATATCCTAAATATCACAg GTCTGTCTGCGGGTCGGATTTCCCAGGTTATTGTTGGAGATGAGCGACAGCAATACCTCTTGGTGATTGGGCGGGATGTAGATGATGTCCGGTTAGCTCAGCGTTTGGCTCAGGCAAATGAGATTGTCCTATCCTGGAACTGCTGGATGCTCTGCGAGCAGTATATGTTTGAAGTGGAAATCATGAGGGAGGATGAAGCTGTGAAG TTAAGAGATATGCGGATCATTGACCCATTTGATTTTGATGAGCATTTTGACAAGTGCCTCGATTATCTACCACATTACCGTACAAGTGCTG agacTCTAAGAACTGCACTGGAATTGGATCCACACTCTGATCTTGACCAAAAGCTGCGGAAACACATAATGAAAAACCTTTTGAAGAAG ATTGATGAAGGCCAGCCTGTAGAGTATGTATCTGAATTCCGTACGGTGACTCTGGTTTTGGTCAGCCTGGAGTTCCACAAGACAGCGTGGATGTTGCATTTGTGTCATCTTATCCAGGAGTCTGCCTTATACATCTCCACAGTCATTGAGAAAGGGGGTGGCCAGCTGAGTCGGATCTTTATGTTTGAGAAA GGCTGCATGTTCCTCTGTGTTTTCGGCCTTCCTGGTGATAAGAAGCCAGACGAGTGTGCACATGCCCTGGAGAGCTCCTTCAGCATCTTTAGCTTCTGCTGGGAGAATCCTGCTAAGACCAA ACTTGTTTCCATCAGTATCACCAATGGACCAGTATTCTGTGGCGTGGTTGGAGCAGTAGCAAGACACGAATATACAG TTATTGGTCCAAAAGTGAGTCTTGCGGCCAGAATGATAACTGCTTATCCAGGTTTGGTGTCCTGTGATGAGATAACATATCTAAGATCCATGCTACCTGCTTACAACTTCAAGAAACTACcagagaaaatgatgaaaaacatCTCCAACCCAGGGAAGATATATGAATATCTTGGCCACAGAAGATGTAT AATGTTTGGAAAAAGACATTtggcaagaaagagaaacaaaaatcgCCCTTTGTtag ACCGGGAGAAAGAATTGGAAGCCTTCCAAATGGCACAGCAGAGGTGTTTGCACCAGAAGAAGGGACAAGCAGTTCTGTATGAAGGTGGAAAAGGCTATGGAAAAAGCCAGCTGTTGGCTGAAATAAACTTCCTGACACAGAAGGAAGGGCATAG GGTATTGCCATTGATGCTGAAGGAAGCAGATTCCAAGCAGTGCTTCTATGCCATCCAGACCCTCATGGCCATCTTCTTTGAAATTGATACATGCCCAGCCTATTACCGGCAAGAGTGCCTACAAAGACACCTTCGTGGGATAGTGGAAGAACAACTTCACTGCCTTTTTAATGACCTCTTATTTGTGAAG TTTCCTTTGTCCTTCAAAGTTTCGCACATGGATGACGTGGCCAGACAAAAGAAGGTTAAAGCATGTTTTATTAAAGTACTTCAGGAG GCAGCGAGGGAAACACCACTGATTTTCCTCATTGATGAGGCCCAGTATATGGATGCAGCTTCCTGGGAGTTTTTGGAAACATTGCTCTCCAGTATGCCCATCATCATGGTGATGACGTTGACCCCTATCTTCACCCTGTGTGGCTGGGCCCAGCATTTCCTGCAGAGCCCTCAAGCTATCCTTATGCCTATTACGAAGTTGGCAACAACCTCGCTGTTGAGAATGGCATGTTGGGAGCTAGGGGTGGTGAGCATCCCCCAAGAGCTGCAGAT CTACCTTCACAGGTGCTTTGGAAATCCCCTTTATTGCGAGGTCCTATGCCAGGACCTTCTCTCTAAGGACATGTTGCTCTTTCATGACCtacaaaaggaggaagaggaaaacagCAAGTGGGAAACCCTCTCAG CCAATGCCATGAAATCCATAATGTATAGTATGTTTCCTGCCAACTCTGAAGAAGGCCAGGAACTTTATGTCTGCACAGTCAAGGATGATGTGAACTTGGATACAGTACTTCTCCCACCCTTTCTGAAAG AAATAGCAGTAAGCCAACTGGATCAACTGAGCCCAGAGGAACAGTTGCTGGTCAAGTGTGCTGCAATCATTGGGCACTCCTTCCATATAGATTTGCTGCAGCACCTCCTGCCTGGCTGGGATAAAAATAAGCTACTTCAGGTGTTGAGAGCTCTTGTGGATATACATGTGCTCTGCTGGCCCGACAAGAGCCAAGAGCTTCCTGCTGAACCCATATTAGTGCCTTCCTCTATCGACATAATTGATGAaaccaaagagaagaaaacaaagttag ATGGTGGTTCAGCCTCTCTTCTCAGGCTAAAAGAAGAATTATCCCTACCTCAAACTGAGGTGTTGGAATTTGGAGTGCCTCTACTACGGGCAGCTGCTTGGGAGCTCTGGCCCAAGGAACAACAGATAGCTTTACACCTCGAATGTGCCTGCTTTCTCCAAGTTTTGGCCTGCCGCTGTGGGAGCTGCCATGGAGGAGACTTTGTCCCCTTTCACCGTTTTGCAGTTTGTTCTACTAAGAATTCCAAGGGGACCTCTCGATTCTGTCCTTACAGAGATACTGGCTCAGTGCTAACACAAGTGATCACAGAAAAATTGCAGCTGCCTTCTCCCCAAg ATAGTTTTCCATTCCAGATGAAACCATCCAGAACCCAGGAGGCCTTCTCAAGTGAATGCTGCAG AACAGAGGAAGAGTTCCTAGATCAAGTGAAGAGGAAGCTGGCTCAGACCAGCCCTGAGAAAGACCTGTTGACCACAAAGCCTTGTCACTGTAAGGATATCCTGAAGTTAGTGCTCTCACCCCTCACCCAGCATTGCTTGGTCATTGGAGAAACGACCTGTGCATTTTATTACCTGCTGGAGGCTGCGGCTGCCTCCTTGGACCTGTCAGACAATTATATG GTCTGTTTCAACATGGGACACATCACTTTAGCCAAAAAATTGGCTAGGAAAGCCCTTCGGCTGCTGAAAAGGAATTTCCCTTGGACCTGGTTTGGTGTCCTTTTCCAGACATTCCTGGAAAAGTATTGGCATCCCTGTACCCTGAGCCAACCTCCAAACAACCCTAGTGAGAA TAAGAAGAATTTGGCAGTTCTGCAGCAGCAGTTGCATTGCCTGTCCCTACTCTGGCAGCTCTATAACCTGGAGGCCACAGCCAGTAGCTACAGGTTTGCCTGCCTGGCTACTCTTATGCAGAAGAATTCAGCCGAGGAGTTTGCAAATGAAGCCCAG GTTGTCTCTACCTATGTGGAGCTCTCTCAGTTCTCCCAGAGCATGGGCATCAAGGACAAGTGGCTGCACTGTGAGCAGATGGCCATTCAGAAAAGCAGTTTATGTTGGTTCTCCAGGGAGGGATTGTTGGCCACAGCTCAGCTCATGCAGGCCCTGGCCTACACCAAGCTCTGCCTTGGCCATCTTGACTTCTCCATCAAGCTGG GTTTTCAAGCTCGTGAGATATGCAGACACCTCAAGAAACCAGCTCTGGAGAATCTGGTTCTCTCAGTTCTCTTCAGATCTGCATTTCTGAAGAAGAAGTATTAA
- the LOC102134704 gene encoding adenylate cyclase type 10-like isoform X13 — translation MPLSHTRDKQPRVAFVMRAGDLPWQIKGETHHNNEGKGLTVFDRFSQTVLEVWLRFMPVEPVLNKFRDDPRFYSVVWGKDLSIFISHQRLYRRSVYTSPVSCRKDSFAPLKARTAAPPAPSPRGTRPAMVVGRWWGGDCSRFRLALPQGSLRGLVGGRTPNRACHADWLLRCWTLFPVPGRAAMVTGRRDAKLPVWPVEARLAALLPDLLVFRKPRGSEPELATAQGVLLGVHVTGFTALMDRFSLTCKSERDMDKLAHIFSYYISDIVEHVLCFGGDILNITGNMLLALWRVEQNQLSDIITLVAKCSLEIQEKFGIYHTREGQDLQLKIGLSAGRISQVIVGDERQQYLLVIGRDVDDVRLAQRLAQANEIVLSWNCWMLCEQYMFEVEIMREDEAVKLRDMRIIDPFDFDEHFDKCLDYLPHYRTSAETLRTALELDPHSDLDQKLRKHIMKNLLKKIDEGQPVEYVSEFRTVTLVLVSLEFHKTAWMLHLCHLIQESALYISTVIEKGGGQLSRIFMFEKGCMFLCVFGLPGDKKPDECAHALESSFSIFSFCWENPAKTKLVSISITNGPVFCGVVGAVARHEYTVIGPKVSLAARMITAYPGLVSCDEITYLRSMLPAYNFKKLPEKMMKNISNPGKIYEYLGHRRCIMFGKRHLARKRNKNRPLLDREKELEAFQMAQQRCLHQKKGQAVLYEGGKGYGKSQLLAEINFLTQKEGHRVLPLMLKEADSKQCFYAIQTLMAIFFEIDTCPAYYRQECLQRHLRGIVEEQLHCLFNDLLFVKFPLSFKVSHMDDVARQKKVKACFIKVLQEAARETPLIFLIDEAQYMDAASWEFLETLLSSMPIIMVMTLTPIFTLCGWAQHFLQSPQAILMPITKLATTSLLRMACWELGVVSIPQELQIYLHRCFGNPLYCEVLCQDLLSKDMLLFHDLQKEEEENSKWETLSANAMKSIMYSMFPANSEEGQELYVCTVKDDVNLDTVLLPPFLKEIAVSQLDQLSPEEQLLVKCAAIIGHSFHIDLLQHLLPGWDKNKLLQVLRALVDIHVLCWPDKSQELPAEPILVPSSIDIIDETKEKKTKLDGGSASLLRLKEELSLPQTEVLEFGVPLLRAAAWELWPKEQQIALHLECACFLQVLACRCGSCHGGDFVPFHRFAVCSTKNSKGTSRFCPYRDTGSVLTQVITEKLQLPSPQDSFPFQMKPSRTQEAFSSECCRTEEEFLDQVKRKLAQTSPEKDLLTTKPCHCKDILKLVLSPLTQHCLVIGETTCAFYYLLEAAAASLDLSDNYMVCFNMGHITLAKKLARKALRLLKRNFPWTWFGVLFQTFLEKYWHPCTLSQPPNNPSENKKNLAVLQQQLHCLSLLWQLYNLEATASSYRFACLATLMQKNSAEEFANEAQVVSTYVELSQFSQSMGIKDKWLHCEQMAIQKSSLCWFSREGLLATAQLMQALAYTKLCLGHLDFSIKLGFQAREICRHLKKPALENLVLSVLFRSAFLKKKY, via the exons ATGCCATTGTCACACACGAGAGACAAACAGCCCCGGGTAGCATTCGTGATGAGAGCAGGAGACCTGCCCTGGCAGATAAAAGGAGAAACTCACCACAACAATGAAGGAAAAGGACTGACAGTATTCGATAGATTTAGTCAAACTGTGCTTGAGGTTTGGCTTAGATTTATGCCAGTAGAACCTGTCCTTAACAAATTCAGAGATGACCCAAGATTCTACTCTGTGGTATGGGGGAAAGACCTCTCGATATTTATCTCACATCAACGGCTTTACCGCAGGAGCGTCTACACCTCTCCCGTTTCCTGTAGAAAAGACAGCTTTGCTCCTTTGAAAGCGCGGACTGCAGCACCTCCAGCCCCTTCTCCCCGCGGAACTCGGCCCGCGATGGTTGTGGGAAGGTGGTGGGGCGGGGACTGCAGCCGCTTCCGATTGGCGTTGCCCCAAGGAAGCCTGCGCGGATTGGTTGGCGGCAGGACCCCCAACAGAGCCTGCCATGCGGATTGGCTGCTACGCTGCTGGACCCTGTTTCCGGTACCTGGGCGGGCAGCTATGGTGACTGGCAGGCGGGATGCGAAGCTGCCTGTGTGGCCGGTGGAGGCCCGCTTGGCGGCACTGCTTCCCGACCTACTGGTCTTTCGGAAGCCCAGGGGATCGGAACCCGAGCTCGCCACGGCCCAGGGAGTCCTCCTAGGCGTCCATGTGACGG GGTTTACAGCATTAATGGACAGGTTCAGCCTGACCTGCAAGTCGGAACGTGACATGGACAAACTGGCCCACATCTTCAGTTACTACATTAGTGACATCGTGGAGC ATGTTCTCTGTTTTGGAGGGGATATCCTAAATATCACAg GGAACATGCTCCTGGCACTCTGGAGAGTAGAACAAAATCAACTGAGTGACATCATTACCTTGGTGGCAAAATGCAGTCTGGAGATACAGGAGAAATTTGGGATCTATCACACCAGAGAAGGCCAGGACCTGCAGTTAAAGATAG GTCTGTCTGCGGGTCGGATTTCCCAGGTTATTGTTGGAGATGAGCGACAGCAATACCTCTTGGTGATTGGGCGGGATGTAGATGATGTCCGGTTAGCTCAGCGTTTGGCTCAGGCAAATGAGATTGTCCTATCCTGGAACTGCTGGATGCTCTGCGAGCAGTATATGTTTGAAGTGGAAATCATGAGGGAGGATGAAGCTGTGAAG TTAAGAGATATGCGGATCATTGACCCATTTGATTTTGATGAGCATTTTGACAAGTGCCTCGATTATCTACCACATTACCGTACAAGTGCTG agacTCTAAGAACTGCACTGGAATTGGATCCACACTCTGATCTTGACCAAAAGCTGCGGAAACACATAATGAAAAACCTTTTGAAGAAG ATTGATGAAGGCCAGCCTGTAGAGTATGTATCTGAATTCCGTACGGTGACTCTGGTTTTGGTCAGCCTGGAGTTCCACAAGACAGCGTGGATGTTGCATTTGTGTCATCTTATCCAGGAGTCTGCCTTATACATCTCCACAGTCATTGAGAAAGGGGGTGGCCAGCTGAGTCGGATCTTTATGTTTGAGAAA GGCTGCATGTTCCTCTGTGTTTTCGGCCTTCCTGGTGATAAGAAGCCAGACGAGTGTGCACATGCCCTGGAGAGCTCCTTCAGCATCTTTAGCTTCTGCTGGGAGAATCCTGCTAAGACCAA ACTTGTTTCCATCAGTATCACCAATGGACCAGTATTCTGTGGCGTGGTTGGAGCAGTAGCAAGACACGAATATACAG TTATTGGTCCAAAAGTGAGTCTTGCGGCCAGAATGATAACTGCTTATCCAGGTTTGGTGTCCTGTGATGAGATAACATATCTAAGATCCATGCTACCTGCTTACAACTTCAAGAAACTACcagagaaaatgatgaaaaacatCTCCAACCCAGGGAAGATATATGAATATCTTGGCCACAGAAGATGTAT AATGTTTGGAAAAAGACATTtggcaagaaagagaaacaaaaatcgCCCTTTGTtag ACCGGGAGAAAGAATTGGAAGCCTTCCAAATGGCACAGCAGAGGTGTTTGCACCAGAAGAAGGGACAAGCAGTTCTGTATGAAGGTGGAAAAGGCTATGGAAAAAGCCAGCTGTTGGCTGAAATAAACTTCCTGACACAGAAGGAAGGGCATAG GGTATTGCCATTGATGCTGAAGGAAGCAGATTCCAAGCAGTGCTTCTATGCCATCCAGACCCTCATGGCCATCTTCTTTGAAATTGATACATGCCCAGCCTATTACCGGCAAGAGTGCCTACAAAGACACCTTCGTGGGATAGTGGAAGAACAACTTCACTGCCTTTTTAATGACCTCTTATTTGTGAAG TTTCCTTTGTCCTTCAAAGTTTCGCACATGGATGACGTGGCCAGACAAAAGAAGGTTAAAGCATGTTTTATTAAAGTACTTCAGGAG GCAGCGAGGGAAACACCACTGATTTTCCTCATTGATGAGGCCCAGTATATGGATGCAGCTTCCTGGGAGTTTTTGGAAACATTGCTCTCCAGTATGCCCATCATCATGGTGATGACGTTGACCCCTATCTTCACCCTGTGTGGCTGGGCCCAGCATTTCCTGCAGAGCCCTCAAGCTATCCTTATGCCTATTACGAAGTTGGCAACAACCTCGCTGTTGAGAATGGCATGTTGGGAGCTAGGGGTGGTGAGCATCCCCCAAGAGCTGCAGAT CTACCTTCACAGGTGCTTTGGAAATCCCCTTTATTGCGAGGTCCTATGCCAGGACCTTCTCTCTAAGGACATGTTGCTCTTTCATGACCtacaaaaggaggaagaggaaaacagCAAGTGGGAAACCCTCTCAG CCAATGCCATGAAATCCATAATGTATAGTATGTTTCCTGCCAACTCTGAAGAAGGCCAGGAACTTTATGTCTGCACAGTCAAGGATGATGTGAACTTGGATACAGTACTTCTCCCACCCTTTCTGAAAG AAATAGCAGTAAGCCAACTGGATCAACTGAGCCCAGAGGAACAGTTGCTGGTCAAGTGTGCTGCAATCATTGGGCACTCCTTCCATATAGATTTGCTGCAGCACCTCCTGCCTGGCTGGGATAAAAATAAGCTACTTCAGGTGTTGAGAGCTCTTGTGGATATACATGTGCTCTGCTGGCCCGACAAGAGCCAAGAGCTTCCTGCTGAACCCATATTAGTGCCTTCCTCTATCGACATAATTGATGAaaccaaagagaagaaaacaaagttag ATGGTGGTTCAGCCTCTCTTCTCAGGCTAAAAGAAGAATTATCCCTACCTCAAACTGAGGTGTTGGAATTTGGAGTGCCTCTACTACGGGCAGCTGCTTGGGAGCTCTGGCCCAAGGAACAACAGATAGCTTTACACCTCGAATGTGCCTGCTTTCTCCAAGTTTTGGCCTGCCGCTGTGGGAGCTGCCATGGAGGAGACTTTGTCCCCTTTCACCGTTTTGCAGTTTGTTCTACTAAGAATTCCAAGGGGACCTCTCGATTCTGTCCTTACAGAGATACTGGCTCAGTGCTAACACAAGTGATCACAGAAAAATTGCAGCTGCCTTCTCCCCAAg ATAGTTTTCCATTCCAGATGAAACCATCCAGAACCCAGGAGGCCTTCTCAAGTGAATGCTGCAG AACAGAGGAAGAGTTCCTAGATCAAGTGAAGAGGAAGCTGGCTCAGACCAGCCCTGAGAAAGACCTGTTGACCACAAAGCCTTGTCACTGTAAGGATATCCTGAAGTTAGTGCTCTCACCCCTCACCCAGCATTGCTTGGTCATTGGAGAAACGACCTGTGCATTTTATTACCTGCTGGAGGCTGCGGCTGCCTCCTTGGACCTGTCAGACAATTATATG GTCTGTTTCAACATGGGACACATCACTTTAGCCAAAAAATTGGCTAGGAAAGCCCTTCGGCTGCTGAAAAGGAATTTCCCTTGGACCTGGTTTGGTGTCCTTTTCCAGACATTCCTGGAAAAGTATTGGCATCCCTGTACCCTGAGCCAACCTCCAAACAACCCTAGTGAGAA TAAGAAGAATTTGGCAGTTCTGCAGCAGCAGTTGCATTGCCTGTCCCTACTCTGGCAGCTCTATAACCTGGAGGCCACAGCCAGTAGCTACAGGTTTGCCTGCCTGGCTACTCTTATGCAGAAGAATTCAGCCGAGGAGTTTGCAAATGAAGCCCAG GTTGTCTCTACCTATGTGGAGCTCTCTCAGTTCTCCCAGAGCATGGGCATCAAGGACAAGTGGCTGCACTGTGAGCAGATGGCCATTCAGAAAAGCAGTTTATGTTGGTTCTCCAGGGAGGGATTGTTGGCCACAGCTCAGCTCATGCAGGCCCTGGCCTACACCAAGCTCTGCCTTGGCCATCTTGACTTCTCCATCAAGCTGG GTTTTCAAGCTCGTGAGATATGCAGACACCTCAAGAAACCAGCTCTGGAGAATCTGGTTCTCTCAGTTCTCTTCAGATCTGCATTTCTGAAGAAGAAGTATTAA